In Ruania zhangjianzhongii, the following proteins share a genomic window:
- a CDS encoding glycoside hydrolase family 172 protein: MTPGPPHRPPGGMSLLTDARTRSISAENPTGAPGGGGRAEHGTHSTAYASRDLPIGWKKSPCKDLRGGETFTVAEIDGPGIIQHIWITTLPRHWRSLILRCYWDEEETPSIEVPLGDFFCQGWARYAPVSSQPVAVAPAGGLNSYLEMPFGRHARITIENTSKDTIEGFFYQITYSLTEIGVGHGYLHAQWRRSDPLAYGEPHVILDGVQGRGHYIGTYLAWESHHPGWWGEGEVKFYLDDDDEFPTICGTGTEDYFGGAWAFEHPDGGRYEPYSTPYLGMPQVITPDEFYDSQLRFGLYRWHLPDPIRFSRRLRVTVQALGFASPQEGMERYRPLRDDIASTAWWYQSEPHAPFPPAPSFDQMETA, encoded by the coding sequence ATGACCCCAGGACCGCCGCACCGGCCACCGGGCGGAATGTCGCTGCTCACCGACGCCCGCACTCGATCGATCAGCGCGGAGAACCCCACCGGGGCGCCCGGCGGCGGCGGCAGAGCCGAACACGGCACGCACTCCACCGCCTACGCCTCCCGCGACCTGCCGATCGGCTGGAAGAAGTCCCCGTGCAAGGACCTCCGTGGCGGGGAGACCTTCACCGTCGCCGAGATCGATGGTCCGGGCATCATCCAGCACATCTGGATCACCACGCTGCCGCGGCACTGGCGCTCCCTGATCCTCCGGTGCTACTGGGACGAGGAGGAGACGCCGTCGATCGAAGTGCCGCTCGGCGACTTCTTCTGCCAAGGCTGGGCGCGGTACGCCCCGGTCTCCTCCCAACCGGTCGCCGTCGCACCCGCGGGCGGACTGAACTCCTACCTGGAGATGCCGTTCGGCCGGCACGCCCGGATCACCATCGAGAACACCAGCAAGGACACGATCGAAGGATTCTTCTACCAGATCACCTACAGCCTCACCGAGATCGGCGTGGGCCACGGCTATCTGCATGCCCAGTGGCGCCGGTCCGACCCGTTGGCCTACGGCGAGCCGCACGTGATTCTCGACGGCGTGCAGGGGCGGGGGCACTACATCGGCACCTATCTCGCCTGGGAGTCCCACCATCCCGGCTGGTGGGGCGAGGGAGAGGTCAAGTTCTACCTCGACGACGACGACGAGTTCCCCACGATCTGCGGTACCGGGACCGAGGACTACTTCGGCGGCGCCTGGGCCTTCGAGCACCCTGACGGCGGCCGTTACGAGCCGTACAGCACGCCCTACCTGGGCATGCCCCAGGTGATCACCCCGGACGAGTTCTACGACAGCCAGCTCCGCTTCGGCCTGTACCGCTGGCACCTGCCCGACCCGATCCGGTTCAGCCGCAGGCTCCGGGTCACGGTCCAGGCCCTCGGCTTCGCCAGCCCGCAGGAAGGAATGGAACGTTACCGCCCGCTGCGGGACGACATCGCCTCGACGGCCTGGTGGTACCAGAGCGAACCGCACGCTCCGTTCCCACCGGCCCCCAGCTTCGACCAGATGGAAACCGCCTGA
- a CDS encoding glycoside hydrolase family 20 zincin-like fold domain-containing protein, whose protein sequence is MHTRRLTTLLAAPALLAGLAVTSVPATAAPPAADGDVSDMQVVPTLKEWTGDPDGEDFSLGGHIVLPGDAGEELTTVAETVAADLEDLTGTRVPVNTGQARDGDIQLGLGGEDLGEEGYQLDVDGTLTITGSTAHGVFNGTRTVLQLLTRAEVIPAGTAQDWPTKEVRSVLVDNTPRHFSLTWWESFFQQMSYYKLNDTNLYIDGVGMTPEQMEQVDALAQRYYVRLVPQLNMPGHMATVLPSHPEYQLENQDGTLDSQALDLTNEEAVEWALGLIEENIDRFSSDVWHLGSDEFPGWPGTGENHPQLTEYAQQKFGPDATFADLFADFQNRANELVQAHGKTMRVWNDMIRASDVVTLDEDIAVEYWITHDALPGLLSPQQIADRGNQLINTDVDLLYYDMSRRNLDPRDLYEQFDVNTFTGDQPVDPDHVSGARIAVWLAWIGTPMESDAEVLNNLRPDMAALTQHTWGEGAQLSWTEFSALVDELGTAPGFTGSGHDLTGDPALAQNPDGSIAWFARGADGQLWAGQQHDPGSGPWSSEPIARTVVTDPEVVVDAEGRVHAVARTRSGQVVHAWQNEAGSAEYRTERRGHSITGTPVPFVDGTDVGWAAVSGDQLVVSTDTGRPTPVADGVTGDPAATVADGQVHLLAATADGSVHAYSGPDGWQAEDEDLTLDAQPALVTAGEDPVAVVRSGEQIMSRSLSSDDDWTQVADSAHGTPTATVDASGGIHAAYLHSGNEVWYAHRSDGEWSAEVAWYDFIDDPAITVQSDGAPLIMGQNNRGFLAAVQPDPDSADAPWQWTHLAESTTGTPALTLDAEDRPIYAATTSYGDLQTGTRWGTISEWGRDFIVGTIQYPGDELVPEEFSRTEFQDRFTQDSTGEYELLTMSDAEPALAPEVVDGRLQVSGENYYSMLTAPQTLPGEGEMTVVADIEEFADTEGAENSLFLGFAADADTRAVAWYNRNGSRLGFDIVVDGQSFGGWGDVPAQLRVGDRLAVTLSGRWLTAYRWHDGQWDRIHTAPVNGTDDITDPEVRADYHPAIGFRADSGTLAVDNLQLRTR, encoded by the coding sequence ATGCACACCAGAAGACTGACCACCCTGCTGGCAGCCCCTGCGCTGCTGGCCGGGCTGGCCGTCACCAGCGTGCCGGCCACTGCAGCACCCCCGGCCGCCGACGGCGACGTCTCCGATATGCAGGTCGTCCCGACCCTGAAGGAGTGGACCGGCGACCCCGACGGTGAAGACTTCAGCCTCGGCGGGCACATCGTGCTGCCCGGCGACGCCGGCGAAGAGCTCACCACCGTCGCCGAGACCGTCGCCGCGGACCTGGAGGATCTCACCGGCACCCGCGTGCCGGTGAACACCGGTCAGGCCCGTGACGGCGACATCCAGCTCGGCCTCGGCGGAGAGGATCTCGGCGAGGAGGGCTACCAGCTCGACGTCGACGGCACGCTGACCATCACCGGCAGCACGGCGCACGGGGTGTTCAACGGCACCCGGACCGTGCTGCAGCTACTCACCCGGGCCGAGGTGATCCCGGCCGGCACCGCCCAGGACTGGCCCACCAAGGAGGTGCGCAGCGTGCTGGTGGACAACACCCCGCGGCACTTCTCGCTCACCTGGTGGGAGTCCTTCTTCCAGCAGATGAGCTACTACAAGCTCAACGACACCAACCTGTACATCGACGGTGTCGGGATGACTCCGGAACAGATGGAGCAGGTCGACGCGCTCGCTCAGCGTTACTACGTCCGGCTGGTGCCGCAGCTGAACATGCCCGGTCACATGGCCACCGTGCTGCCCTCGCACCCGGAGTACCAGCTGGAGAACCAGGACGGCACCCTGGACTCCCAGGCGCTCGATCTGACCAACGAAGAGGCGGTGGAGTGGGCGCTCGGCCTGATCGAGGAGAACATCGACCGGTTCTCCTCCGACGTCTGGCACCTCGGCTCGGACGAGTTCCCGGGCTGGCCCGGCACCGGGGAGAACCACCCGCAGCTGACCGAGTACGCCCAGCAGAAGTTCGGCCCGGACGCCACGTTCGCCGACCTGTTCGCGGACTTCCAGAACCGCGCCAACGAGCTCGTCCAGGCGCACGGCAAGACCATGCGGGTGTGGAACGACATGATCCGCGCCTCGGACGTCGTCACCCTGGACGAGGATATCGCCGTGGAGTACTGGATCACCCACGACGCCCTGCCGGGACTGCTCTCCCCGCAGCAGATCGCCGACCGTGGCAACCAGCTGATCAACACCGACGTCGACCTGCTCTACTACGACATGTCCCGGCGCAACTTGGACCCGCGCGACCTCTACGAGCAGTTCGACGTGAACACCTTCACCGGCGACCAGCCGGTCGATCCCGACCACGTCTCCGGTGCCCGGATCGCCGTCTGGCTCGCCTGGATCGGCACCCCGATGGAGAGCGACGCCGAGGTGCTGAACAACCTGCGCCCGGACATGGCCGCCCTGACCCAGCACACCTGGGGCGAGGGGGCGCAGCTGAGCTGGACGGAGTTCTCCGCACTGGTCGACGAGCTCGGCACCGCGCCCGGCTTCACCGGCTCCGGCCATGACCTGACCGGGGACCCGGCCCTGGCGCAGAATCCGGACGGGTCGATCGCCTGGTTCGCCCGCGGCGCCGACGGCCAGCTCTGGGCCGGCCAACAGCACGACCCAGGATCAGGCCCGTGGTCCAGTGAGCCGATCGCCCGCACCGTGGTCACCGATCCGGAGGTCGTGGTCGACGCCGAGGGGCGGGTACACGCTGTGGCGCGGACCCGCTCCGGGCAGGTGGTGCACGCCTGGCAGAACGAAGCAGGGTCGGCCGAGTACCGCACCGAGCGCCGCGGCCACTCGATCACCGGCACCCCGGTGCCGTTCGTCGACGGCACGGACGTCGGCTGGGCCGCCGTCTCCGGTGACCAGCTCGTGGTGAGCACCGATACCGGGCGGCCCACACCGGTCGCCGACGGCGTCACCGGCGACCCAGCGGCCACGGTGGCCGACGGGCAGGTACACCTGCTCGCAGCCACCGCAGACGGCAGCGTGCATGCCTACAGCGGCCCCGACGGGTGGCAGGCTGAGGATGAGGACCTCACGCTCGACGCCCAGCCCGCGCTGGTCACCGCCGGGGAGGACCCGGTGGCCGTAGTGCGCAGCGGAGAGCAGATCATGTCCCGCTCGCTCAGCAGCGACGACGACTGGACCCAGGTGGCTGACTCCGCCCACGGCACCCCGACTGCGACCGTGGATGCCAGCGGCGGGATCCACGCCGCCTACCTGCACAGCGGGAATGAGGTCTGGTACGCCCATCGCAGCGACGGGGAGTGGTCGGCGGAGGTCGCCTGGTACGACTTCATCGACGATCCGGCGATCACCGTGCAGAGCGATGGCGCACCCCTGATCATGGGGCAGAACAACCGCGGCTTCCTCGCCGCTGTGCAACCGGACCCGGACAGTGCCGATGCGCCCTGGCAGTGGACCCACCTCGCGGAGAGCACCACGGGTACCCCGGCACTGACGCTCGACGCCGAAGACCGGCCGATCTATGCCGCCACCACCAGCTACGGCGACCTGCAGACCGGCACCCGCTGGGGCACCATCTCCGAATGGGGCCGGGACTTCATCGTCGGCACCATCCAGTACCCCGGTGACGAACTGGTACCGGAGGAGTTCAGCCGCACCGAGTTCCAGGACCGGTTCACCCAGGACAGCACCGGTGAGTACGAGCTGCTCACGATGAGCGACGCAGAGCCGGCGCTGGCCCCCGAGGTGGTCGACGGCCGCCTCCAGGTCAGCGGGGAGAACTACTACTCCATGCTCACCGCGCCGCAGACGCTGCCGGGCGAGGGCGAGATGACCGTGGTGGCCGACATCGAGGAGTTCGCTGACACCGAGGGCGCGGAGAACTCGCTGTTCCTCGGCTTCGCCGCTGACGCGGACACCCGAGCGGTCGCCTGGTACAACCGGAACGGCTCCAGGCTCGGATTCGACATCGTGGTGGATGGCCAGAGCTTCGGTGGCTGGGGTGACGTCCCGGCCCAGCTGCGCGTGGGCGACCGGCTCGCGGTCACCCTCTCCGGCCGCTGGCTGACCGCCTACCGGTGGCACGACGGGCAGTGGGACCGGATCCACACCGCCCCGGTGAACGGTACCGACGACATCACCGACCCCGAGGTTCGTGCCGACTACCACCCGGCGATCGGATTCCGGGCCGACAGCGGGACCCTCGCCGTGGACAACCTCCAGCTGCGCACCCGCTGA
- a CDS encoding carbohydrate ABC transporter permease has product MSLAAMRRSSRRSSGWRKLASAAVWLVIAFNLAVFIWLFVNSLRSHAEIFDDPWGLPRVLHTENWLNAWITSGFGAAIGNSVLVCVTAAVGIVVISAPAGYILAKTNRRLSEVALMYIAVGVGVPTQVIVIPLFTVVQTLGLLNSLFGLIVVYIALNLPFTVFLLAGFFRSMPDELEEAAALDGAGMVRLFAQIVAPMARSGMTTALILNLVWLWAEVFLALILIQSTDKQTLPLALLNFMAQQQYGGNDYGQLLAGIGIILLPVLAAYIWLGRRIIEGMTVGAGK; this is encoded by the coding sequence GTGAGCCTGGCAGCGATGCGCCGGTCCTCGCGCCGCAGCAGCGGATGGCGCAAGCTCGCCTCGGCTGCCGTGTGGCTGGTGATCGCCTTCAACCTCGCCGTGTTCATCTGGCTGTTCGTCAACTCGCTGCGCAGCCACGCGGAGATCTTCGACGACCCGTGGGGCCTGCCCCGGGTGCTGCACACGGAGAACTGGCTGAATGCCTGGATCACCTCCGGGTTCGGTGCCGCCATCGGCAACTCCGTGCTCGTCTGCGTCACCGCGGCAGTGGGCATCGTGGTCATCTCCGCCCCGGCCGGCTACATCCTGGCCAAGACGAACCGCCGGCTCTCCGAGGTGGCGCTGATGTATATCGCGGTCGGCGTCGGCGTGCCCACCCAGGTGATCGTGATCCCGTTGTTCACGGTCGTGCAGACATTGGGCCTGCTCAACTCGCTGTTCGGGCTGATCGTGGTCTACATCGCACTCAACCTGCCGTTCACGGTCTTCCTGCTCGCCGGCTTCTTCCGGTCCATGCCGGACGAGCTCGAGGAGGCGGCCGCGCTGGACGGTGCCGGCATGGTGCGCCTGTTCGCCCAGATCGTCGCCCCGATGGCTCGTTCCGGGATGACCACCGCGCTGATCCTCAACCTGGTCTGGCTCTGGGCCGAGGTGTTCCTCGCCCTGATCCTCATCCAGAGCACGGACAAGCAGACCCTCCCACTGGCCCTGCTGAACTTCATGGCCCAGCAACAGTACGGCGGCAACGACTACGGCCAGCTGCTGGCCGGTATCGGGATCATCCTGCTCCCGGTGCTGGCCGCCTACATCTGGTTGGGTCGCCGCATCATCGAAGGTATGACCGTAGGAGCCGGTAAGTGA
- a CDS encoding carbohydrate ABC transporter permease, giving the protein MTAPTIGALTRAGPAGSARRRGGGGGATSPLQRRRAMMFWPFLLPALVLYTVFMVGPTVASFWISLHSWDGINEMSWRGLTNFQLLLADPVFRTALVNTLVILFGVGAAVFALSFALTMMLRDMAGRRFARAVIFFPSIVSPLVLAIFWGFLFQHGGLLDSFLADLGVADRPNFLGDHLWLVICVGMVWMSTGLYVTIIMAGVDQIPPYLYEECELAGASAWQRFRYVTFPLTWDVIATTTVLWTVSSLKIFDFILAFGGTTNDLPPSGTWNTALFIYGSTFGGRVPLYRFGYASAAAVVTLVTVIILVILLRRLSRREAVQL; this is encoded by the coding sequence ATGACGGCACCGACGATCGGGGCGCTGACCCGGGCCGGCCCAGCAGGCTCGGCCCGGCGCCGGGGTGGTGGCGGCGGGGCAACCTCGCCGCTGCAGCGGCGGCGGGCGATGATGTTCTGGCCGTTCCTGCTGCCGGCGCTGGTGCTCTACACCGTGTTCATGGTCGGCCCGACCGTCGCCTCGTTCTGGATCTCCCTGCACTCCTGGGACGGCATCAACGAGATGAGTTGGCGCGGTCTGACGAACTTCCAACTGCTGCTGGCCGACCCGGTGTTCCGCACCGCCCTGGTGAACACTCTGGTGATCCTGTTCGGCGTCGGTGCGGCGGTCTTCGCGCTCAGCTTCGCGCTGACGATGATGCTCCGGGACATGGCCGGGCGCCGGTTCGCCCGCGCGGTCATCTTCTTCCCGTCGATCGTCTCCCCGCTGGTGCTGGCCATCTTCTGGGGCTTCCTGTTCCAGCACGGCGGTCTGCTGGACAGCTTCCTGGCCGACCTCGGCGTTGCCGACCGGCCCAACTTCCTCGGCGACCACCTGTGGCTGGTGATCTGCGTGGGCATGGTGTGGATGTCCACCGGGCTGTACGTGACCATCATCATGGCCGGCGTCGACCAGATCCCGCCGTACCTGTACGAGGAGTGCGAGCTGGCCGGAGCCAGCGCCTGGCAGCGGTTCCGGTACGTGACGTTCCCGCTCACCTGGGACGTCATCGCCACCACCACCGTGCTCTGGACGGTGAGCTCGCTGAAGATCTTCGACTTCATCCTCGCCTTCGGCGGGACCACCAACGACCTGCCGCCGTCGGGCACCTGGAACACCGCCCTGTTCATCTACGGGTCCACGTTCGGCGGCCGGGTCCCGCTCTACCGGTTCGGCTACGCCTCGGCCGCTGCCGTGGTCACCCTGGTGACCGTGATCATCCTGGTCATCCTGCTGCGCCGGCTGAGCCGACGCGAGGCGGTGCAGCTGTGA
- a CDS encoding DUF4185 domain-containing protein, whose product MDPAEQFGGVPGLGQESGAEPVGDARAPAGGRSSGEREQGPPESNFFAVATLAPGATVSTASDGDLWPSTWADDGGLYSACGDGLGFQPELGQWSDIVVNRIDGTPEQGLVGIRLAAGREVAGVWTDPERYNCKPTGMIAVDGNDDGRDELYLAVQDLRCGSGPDTFNIAPAAGIVSSTDYGRTWSRPAEPMFTERFTTVMFADFGQSNARASVLRALLPASATDPADYVYAYGLDQNWRTSYSGVVPDPTDLYLARVHRSHIGDRAAWEFCAGIDAAGEYPHGVPRWSSQLAEAVPVLTDTRRVGRAPAAPMAPAPVPGTLLAQGGVVYNPGLRRFLYTSWTEHTFQFYEAPTPWGPWRRFLDHDFGPFPWTGPRSAEAHHGGYATTVPSKFISADGRRMWLQSNWFVTAGTYSGSSYHFSLRPLRLEPMPAPGTDAPPQPSGANLARLPGVAAIARAARSGHLEVLNDARTDRAEDSWNGLHKDDDYWGYTWPYPVQCTRLVFTSGPHDYGSGWFARAPQVQVRDHDGSWRSLDGVTVTPPYRPDWTATGTVTFTFTFGPVCSTGIRLSGPPGGWGCYTSISELAVHDDGDTE is encoded by the coding sequence ATGGACCCGGCGGAGCAGTTCGGCGGTGTGCCCGGACTGGGCCAGGAGTCGGGTGCGGAGCCGGTCGGCGATGCCCGCGCGCCAGCGGGTGGGCGATCGAGCGGGGAACGGGAGCAGGGCCCGCCGGAGTCGAACTTCTTCGCTGTGGCCACCCTCGCCCCGGGCGCCACCGTCAGCACTGCCAGCGACGGGGACCTGTGGCCGAGCACCTGGGCCGACGACGGCGGGCTGTACAGCGCGTGTGGAGACGGCCTCGGCTTCCAGCCTGAGCTCGGGCAGTGGTCGGACATCGTGGTCAACCGGATCGACGGCACACCGGAGCAGGGTCTGGTCGGGATCCGGCTCGCCGCCGGCCGGGAGGTGGCCGGAGTCTGGACCGATCCGGAACGGTACAACTGCAAACCCACCGGGATGATCGCCGTCGACGGTAACGACGATGGTCGCGACGAGCTCTACCTCGCCGTGCAGGACCTGCGCTGCGGTAGCGGTCCAGACACCTTCAACATCGCCCCGGCCGCGGGGATCGTCAGCTCCACCGACTACGGCCGCACCTGGTCCCGGCCCGCCGAGCCGATGTTCACCGAACGGTTCACCACGGTGATGTTCGCGGACTTCGGCCAGAGCAACGCCCGTGCGAGCGTGCTGCGTGCGCTCCTACCCGCCTCGGCCACCGATCCGGCCGACTACGTCTACGCCTACGGACTGGACCAGAACTGGCGCACCTCCTACTCCGGTGTGGTCCCCGATCCCACCGACCTCTACCTGGCCCGGGTGCACCGCAGCCACATCGGTGACCGCGCGGCCTGGGAGTTCTGCGCCGGAATCGACGCCGCCGGAGAGTACCCCCACGGCGTGCCCCGGTGGAGCTCGCAGCTGGCTGAGGCGGTGCCGGTCCTGACCGATACCCGCCGGGTGGGCAGAGCGCCTGCTGCGCCGATGGCGCCGGCCCCGGTGCCCGGTACGCTCCTCGCCCAGGGCGGGGTGGTCTACAACCCAGGACTCCGCCGGTTCCTGTACACGTCCTGGACCGAGCACACCTTCCAGTTCTATGAAGCACCGACGCCGTGGGGCCCGTGGCGGCGCTTCCTCGACCATGACTTCGGTCCCTTCCCCTGGACCGGGCCGCGCTCGGCCGAGGCCCACCACGGCGGCTACGCCACCACGGTGCCGAGCAAGTTCATCAGTGCCGACGGGCGGCGGATGTGGCTGCAGTCGAACTGGTTCGTCACCGCTGGCACCTACTCCGGCTCCTCCTACCACTTCTCGCTGCGCCCCCTCCGGCTGGAGCCGATGCCAGCGCCCGGTACCGACGCGCCGCCGCAGCCGTCGGGTGCGAACCTGGCCCGGCTGCCCGGCGTCGCCGCCATTGCGCGGGCCGCCCGGAGCGGCCACCTGGAGGTGCTCAACGACGCTCGAACCGACCGGGCCGAGGACTCCTGGAACGGGCTGCACAAGGACGACGACTACTGGGGCTACACCTGGCCGTACCCGGTGCAGTGCACCCGGCTGGTGTTCACCTCCGGCCCGCACGACTACGGATCCGGATGGTTCGCCCGGGCGCCGCAGGTGCAGGTCCGCGATCACGATGGCAGCTGGCGGAGCCTGGACGGCGTCACCGTCACCCCGCCGTATCGGCCGGACTGGACCGCGACCGGCACGGTGACCTTCACCTTCACCTTCGGCCCGGTGTGCAGTACCGGCATCCGGCTATCCGGCCCACCGGGCGGCTGGGGCTGCTACACCTCGATCAGCGAGCTGGCGGTCCACGACGACGGAGACACCGAATGA
- a CDS encoding DUF5107 domain-containing protein → MTADSTLHRQTLQLPLAPLGADNPLPLPDGLLEAPFSLDDDLPAELQAGARIEQPRSMHPYLLQDGYGRGRQPTEVEAVVLDNGILRATFLPWLGGRLWSLVDLATGEDLVYANACVQPANLALRNAWVAGGVEWNIGTKGHSAHTMAPLHAAVVDGPDGAPRLRMWELDRVRRVVFQIDAWLPAGARGLHVYVRIENPNEADVPMYWWSNAAVRQHADLRVLAPARRAYATGYDGTVAEVSVPSASAGDHTWPAASPRSADYFYAIEETGQPWVAGVDSTGHGLAIVSTSRLHGRKLFCWGSGEGGRHWQRWLSPDGGEYLELQAGLTATQFEHVLMPACTSWDWLEVYGDVTADARVAHGEDWDTAVAHVAGRVAELAAPEYLDTTLASARALADQAPAQGLAAGSGWGALERELRRATGEPWIDETSRPFSAATLAAEQDPWHRLLTESGTDPFTGADPAAAPLSYVTGGLWENRLHRLAPSWLRDYHLGVLAHARADLDTARDYLRSSHTHRPNAWARRGEARVLTEQGETSAALELLTEALQLAPEEPGLLLEAMSAALAAGRPGLALTCFDSAPQASRSSGRARLLEGTAALRTGARDRAEAVLASDLMIPDLREGERSLSDLWRETFGDRPIPAHYDFRMN, encoded by the coding sequence GTGACCGCTGATTCGACGCTGCACCGCCAGACGCTGCAGCTTCCGCTCGCACCGCTGGGTGCGGACAACCCGCTGCCGTTGCCGGACGGGCTGCTCGAGGCGCCGTTCTCTCTCGACGACGACCTGCCCGCCGAGCTCCAGGCCGGCGCCCGGATCGAACAGCCGCGGTCGATGCACCCCTACTTGCTGCAGGACGGCTATGGCCGCGGCCGCCAGCCGACCGAGGTCGAGGCCGTGGTCCTGGACAACGGCATCCTGCGTGCCACCTTCCTGCCCTGGCTGGGCGGCCGGCTGTGGTCCTTGGTGGATCTGGCCACCGGGGAGGACCTCGTCTACGCGAACGCGTGCGTGCAACCGGCCAACCTGGCACTGCGGAACGCCTGGGTGGCCGGTGGGGTGGAGTGGAACATCGGCACCAAGGGACACAGCGCGCACACGATGGCCCCGCTGCACGCCGCCGTGGTCGATGGCCCGGACGGCGCGCCGCGGCTGCGGATGTGGGAGCTGGACCGGGTGCGTCGGGTGGTCTTCCAGATCGACGCCTGGCTCCCCGCCGGTGCACGTGGTCTACACGTCTATGTCCGGATCGAGAACCCGAACGAGGCCGACGTGCCGATGTACTGGTGGTCCAATGCCGCCGTCCGGCAGCACGCCGACCTGCGCGTACTCGCCCCCGCCCGCCGGGCCTATGCCACCGGTTATGACGGCACGGTGGCGGAGGTGAGCGTGCCCAGCGCCTCGGCCGGTGACCACACCTGGCCGGCGGCCAGCCCGCGCTCCGCCGACTACTTCTACGCCATCGAGGAGACCGGCCAGCCGTGGGTCGCCGGAGTGGACTCCACCGGGCACGGCCTCGCCATCGTCTCCACCTCCCGGCTGCACGGTCGCAAGCTGTTCTGCTGGGGCAGTGGTGAAGGCGGGCGGCACTGGCAGCGCTGGCTGTCTCCGGACGGTGGTGAGTACCTGGAGCTGCAGGCCGGGCTGACGGCCACGCAGTTCGAGCACGTGCTGATGCCGGCTTGCACCAGCTGGGACTGGCTCGAGGTCTACGGCGATGTCACCGCCGACGCGCGAGTGGCGCACGGCGAGGACTGGGATACCGCCGTCGCCCACGTCGCTGGCCGGGTGGCCGAGCTGGCCGCACCCGAGTACCTGGACACCACCCTGGCCTCGGCCCGGGCGCTCGCGGACCAGGCACCCGCGCAGGGTCTGGCTGCCGGCTCAGGCTGGGGCGCGCTGGAACGCGAGCTGCGCCGGGCGACCGGCGAGCCGTGGATCGACGAGACCTCCCGGCCGTTCTCTGCTGCCACGCTCGCGGCGGAGCAGGACCCTTGGCACCGGCTGCTCACCGAGTCCGGCACCGACCCGTTCACCGGTGCCGACCCGGCCGCGGCGCCGCTGTCCTATGTCACCGGCGGGCTCTGGGAGAACCGGCTGCACCGGCTCGCACCGAGCTGGCTGCGCGACTACCACCTCGGCGTCCTCGCCCACGCCCGCGCCGACCTGGACACGGCCCGGGACTACCTGCGCTCCTCCCACACCCACCGTCCGAACGCCTGGGCCCGCCGCGGGGAGGCTCGCGTCCTGACCGAGCAGGGAGAGACCTCGGCGGCGCTCGAGCTGCTCACCGAGGCCCTCCAGCTCGCGCCCGAAGAGCCCGGGCTACTCCTTGAGGCGATGTCCGCCGCGCTCGCCGCCGGCAGGCCCGGCCTCGCCCTGACCTGCTTCGACTCCGCACCTCAGGCGAGCAGATCCAGCGGGCGCGCCCGGCTGCTCGAGGGCACCGCGGCGCTGCGCACCGGCGCTCGGGACCGTGCCGAGGCAGTGCTGGCCTCCGACCTGATGATCCCCGACCTGCGTGAGGGCGAGCGTTCTCTCAGCGACCTGTGGCGGGAGACATTCGGCGACCGGCCGATCCCGGCCCACTACGACTTCCGGATGAACTGA